From the Nostoc sp. PCC 7107 genome, the window GACGCGATCGCCATACAATTTATGTAGTATCGAAATAATCGCTGAAGCAATCAAAGTATTCTGCAAACGGCTACCCATTGTCCGCAAAGCACCCCGTCCCCCTTGTCCGAAAAACCAATTTGAGACTCGTTCTGCATGAACTGGTTCAAAGGTGCGGCGTAGTTGCCAAGCCGGGCCATAATAATCTGGTTTGTTGCGATATTGATCAATTAGACGGCGAACTTGCTTGGTAGTCTCTTGAAACTGCTGTTGGGCAAATTGTGGTGTAATTGCTTCTGGTTCTGCGGGTTTAGCTTCTTTAACAGCTGGCCTTTCTCGTTCTCTAACTTCTGGGACTAGTTGTAACTGCTCGGCGGCGGCGGCTAAATCTTGTAAGCTCCCAGTGAGATAATCTTTAAAACCCTGGACACGAATCGCTAAATCTTGCGATGCGCCTGCAAACGTAGTCCGCATTTCATTACGGATGCGTTCTTGACGACGTTCTAACTGTTCTATAGAAATTTGCAGTGCTTGTTTGCGCTGTTCTAATTGTCCGAGTGATTCTTGCACAATTCGCCCCATTGCTGTTTGCGTGTCACTCAGTTGTGTTTGCAGCGTATTGTAAGTTACTTGCAATGTGGCAATTTCGGCTTTGAGTGCAGCTTCAGTTTCTTGTAACTGAGTTAACCTTTGCTCGGCTTCGGCGTATAAGGAATTATTTTGTGATACTGACTCTGTTTTTAACCCTAATGCAGTTGTGTTAGTTGCTAATGGAACCTCAGCAGCTGGTTCATCTATTAAACTCAGCAATTCTGTACTTACATCGCTCGTTTCTGTGTCAACGGCTGAAGCAGATGCTTCTGGTTCCAGAACTGACTCTACAGATGAGTTTTCTGGGTTATCTATTTCTGGTTTTTCTGGTTGTATTTGCTCCAACCACTCATCTATTGGTTCTGGAGTTTGAGATGACTCAGGGTTCATAAACGATAGTGTAATTTCTAAACGCGAATAAATATTGGTCATTTGTCATTGGTCATTTTTGGATTATTCAAAGATCTCAACCATTGACTATTGACCATTGACTAAGCACTAAATACGTGGACAACGTTCTTCCAAACAAGTTTTGAGGGTGTTAGGGTCGAACAAAATTGGTAAAAAGTGAATACTGTTAATTTCTTTAAAATAAAACAGAACTGGAAACCTATTCCAGAATATTCGCCAGTTTTGCCATTCTCGGTAGGGAAAACGCCGAATTAACTTTTCACTTCTGTAAATATCTAAGTCGGTGGCGGTAAATTGCAAGCGTAATGTTACAGTTTGAAACAAAAGAAACAAACCAAAAAGTGCGATCGCTCCTCCAACTAAAGGTTGCACAATCACAATGGGAATCGCTACAATCACCAACACAACAGGGATATTGTAACTAGGTTTGAGTTCCACTGTTGCTACGGAATTAGGCGCAAATGAACTGGTCACTGTTTCAAATCCTGTTTCGTTAGTAGACATCTTTTTTATTTTAGGTGTTAACAGTTTTCTCTGAGCAGACAGCACTCAGCACTATTAAAACCCTTGGACGAATGCACTACCCGCACCTTGAAACATCAACCACGACAAAAAGAAATTGCTAATAAATATCAGCAGCAAAGCAGTAACTACGGCGGTTGTGGTTGATTGACCTACACCTTTAGCGCCGCCTGTGGTTGTCAAGCCCCAACTGCAACCAACGACAGCAATTAACAACCCAAAACACACTGCTTTAAACAAAGCACTACAAATATCCCAAGTGTCGAGTAAGTTGCGGGCGGAGTCTAGAAATACTGTATCTGCTAGTCCGTATATATGAGTGGCAATTAATAATCCGCCAAACATCCCTGTTACTAACGACAGGAGAGTTAAAATTGGCAGCATGAAGCAACAAGCAATCATCCTGGGAATGACTAGATAATCGATGGGATCTGTTTTGAGGATTAAAAGCGCATCAATTTGTTCTGTAACCTTCATCGTCCCGATTTCTGCGGCAAAGGCAGACCCCACTCGCCCGGCTAAAATAACTGCTGTGAGTACAGGTGAAAGTTCTCTTGTTAACGCCACCGCCAGCACTCCACCGACGAGATTACCCGCACCAAAGTTAATAAACTCTCGCGCTACTTGGATGGTAAACACAGCACCAACAAAAATTGCCGTTAACAGAGCAATAAACAAAGAGTCTGGCCCTACGGCGGCCATTTGTTCTAAAGTGTTCCGCCAATGAATTTTGCCCCGCAGCAGGTGAACTATCACTTGTCCCCCCAGAAAAATCGCTGCCAGCAAGCGCTGACTCCATGCTGCTAAACTGGAATTAGATGTGATCTGGCTCAATGTTCTGTAGCTAACTCGGTAAT encodes:
- a CDS encoding DUF3086 domain-containing protein — translated: MNPESSQTPEPIDEWLEQIQPEKPEIDNPENSSVESVLEPEASASAVDTETSDVSTELLSLIDEPAAEVPLATNTTALGLKTESVSQNNSLYAEAEQRLTQLQETEAALKAEIATLQVTYNTLQTQLSDTQTAMGRIVQESLGQLEQRKQALQISIEQLERRQERIRNEMRTTFAGASQDLAIRVQGFKDYLTGSLQDLAAAAEQLQLVPEVRERERPAVKEAKPAEPEAITPQFAQQQFQETTKQVRRLIDQYRNKPDYYGPAWQLRRTFEPVHAERVSNWFFGQGGRGALRTMGSRLQNTLIASAIISILHKLYGDRVRTLVLANTPERLGEWRRGLQDCLGIGRPDFGPDRGVVLFEAPDALAQKAERLVKANQLPLIIIDDSEEQISLGILQFPLWLAFAPDPKTMKNYDDDF
- a CDS encoding DUF3119 family protein; this translates as MSTNETGFETVTSSFAPNSVATVELKPSYNIPVVLVIVAIPIVIVQPLVGGAIALFGLFLLFQTVTLRLQFTATDLDIYRSEKLIRRFPYREWQNWRIFWNRFPVLFYFKEINSIHFLPILFDPNTLKTCLEERCPRI
- a CDS encoding MlaE family lipid ABC transporter permease subunit; the protein is MSQITSNSSLAAWSQRLLAAIFLGGQVIVHLLRGKIHWRNTLEQMAAVGPDSLFIALLTAIFVGAVFTIQVAREFINFGAGNLVGGVLAVALTRELSPVLTAVILAGRVGSAFAAEIGTMKVTEQIDALLILKTDPIDYLVIPRMIACCFMLPILTLLSLVTGMFGGLLIATHIYGLADTVFLDSARNLLDTWDICSALFKAVCFGLLIAVVGCSWGLTTTGGAKGVGQSTTTAVVTALLLIFISNFFLSWLMFQGAGSAFVQGF